Part of the Halanaerobiales bacterium genome is shown below.
TCTTTTATATACATGTTCAATCATTGGTTGATTATTAATCTCAACAAGTGGTTTTCCTGGAAACCTACTTGATTCATAACGGGCAGGAATAATAGCAGTAATTTTCAAAATTGTTCACCCCACTTTTTATTTCATATTATAAAAATTTTAAAACCTGATCTGAAAAATCAATTTCTTTATTAAATTTAAGCTCAATTCCAAGACTATAAAGGTCTGCATCCATTTTTCTAAAATTTTTAAGAATATTTTCATCAAATTTTACTGCATCTTTTTCTGTAGTTATTATAAAATCTACTTCATTTAATTGGGCCTTCATTACTATATCCATTACATCCTCTTCACCATAATCATAATGATCAGGATAAATAGCAGTTTCAGCAACATCAATATTTAACTCTTCTAAACTTTTCACAAATGATTCTGGGTTTCCTATTCCACTTAAAGCAAGTGCTTTTTTTTCTTTTAATCCTTTAAGATTTTCAATATTTTTTTCATTATTTGTAGATAAACTCTTAAGATTAATCGGACAGTGGTTTGAAGTAAAAATATCAACTTCTGAGTTGTGATATTGTATAGTATTTTTGATCATATTCAGCTTGCTCTTAACTACCTGATCAGCCCTACTAAGAATAATGATATCAGATCTTTTAAGAGAAGAAAGAGGTTCTCTCAGCTCTCCTCTTGGCAATAAATGATCATAACCAAAGGGGTTTAAAGCATCAACAACTACTATATCTAAATCTCTTTCTAATTGTAAGTGTTGGAAACTATCATCCATTATTAACATATCCAGATCAAATTCAGAAATTGCTAATTCACCGGCTTTATATCGATCTTTTCCCTTAACAATTGGTACTCCTGATAAATGAGAAGCCATCATATATAATTCATCTCCGGCTTTTTCCATCTCAGTTAAAATTTCCTTACCATCTGAAATTATAAGAGGAGAATCACCTTTAGAAGAATATCCCCGACTTAAAATCCCTACATTTTTATCTTTTGCAGAAAGTTCTGATGCTAATTTTTCCACTACCGGTGTTTTGCCTGTACCACCTGTAGTTATATTCCCAACACTGATAGTTTTAATATCAAGTTTTTTAGATTTGAATATTCCTGTTTTATAGAAAATTTTTCTAAATTTTATAATAACATGATAAACTAACTCCAAAATTCTTAAAATAAATTTTACTATTTTATCTAATAATCTATTTTTTTCACCTTTAATTACTTTTAATAAGTAATTTTCCAGCTGTTTTCTCATTATTTGACCTTTCCTTTCCAGGCAGCCAGTTCTTCTTCTGCAGACTGTTGAACTGAATTAATTCTTTCTTCTAACAGCTGACATCTTTTTTCTATTGATTTTTCCTTTTTAAAATTAACTGGTTCACCAATTTTTAATACTGTTTTAGTAAAAGGAAGAGGAATATTGAATTTATCCCAACTATTTACTTCTATTTTTTTATCAATTGCAATACCTAAAGGAATAATTGTACCTTCTGACTTTTCCTGAAGATAAATTATTCCAGGTTTTACCTTATAAATTGGTCCTGTTGGACCATCAGGAGTAAGAACTGTCGTATTCCCTTTCAGTAATTTTTTATAGAGTTTTAAGACTGATTTACTGCCACCTCTTGTACTTGAACCTCGTATTACCTGCCAGCCAAAATATCGTAAAATTCTAGTCATATATTCTCCATCCTGACTTAAACTGGATAAAGCAAAATATTGTCGATTCCGATAATAATAAACCGGTATCCACATATAACCATGCCAGAAAGCATATAAAAGAGGTTCATTTTCATCAATATTATTAGTGTTTTTTTCACCTATAACTCTTAAGTTAATAGTTTTATTTGTTAACACTATCAGTCCATAAATAAATTTAGGGATAAACCAATTTTTAAATTTAGTAAAAGCATCATTAAAAGAACTCAAAATTACACCTCATTTAATAATTAAAATGTCCATTATATAGTTCAGAATAAAGGCCACCTTTATCAATAAGACTTTCATGGTCACCCTTATCTTTTATTACTCCATTTTCCAGAACAATTATTTTATCAGCATTTTTGATTGTACTTAATCGATGAGCTATGACAAAAGTTGTTCTATTTTTCATTAATTTTTCTAAAGCTTCCTGGACAAGAGATTCTGATTCTGCATCAAGGGCTGAAGTAGCTTCATCCAAAATTAAAATTCTGGGATTCTTCAAAATAGCTCTGGCAATTGCTATTCTCTGCTTTTGACCACCTGATAAACCTACTCCTCTTTCACCGACAGTAGTCTGGTAGCCATCCTGAAATTCAACTATAAAGTTATGTGCATTAGCTGCTTTAGCAGCTTCTTTTATTGCATCCATATCAGCCTCTAAATCTCCATAAGCTATATTATCAGCTAAAGTTCCACTAAATAAAATAGTTTCCTGTGGAACTATCCCTATAAAATCACGTAGATTATCAACATCAATTTCTTTAAGGTCATGACCATCAAGAGTTAATTTACCTCTATCTGGATCATAAAATCGGGGAATAAGATCAACCATTGTCGTCTTACCGGCTCCACTGGGACCAACCAGAGCCACAATTTCTCCTGGGTTAGCCTTAAGATTAATATCTTTTAATACTTTTTCATCATGATTATAAGAAAAATTAACACTATCATATACTATTTTACCATTTACTTCATTTAATTTTATAATATCTTCAGATTCATCATCAATATGTTTATCTATATCAATAATCTCAAAAATCCTTTCAGCAGAAGCTAATGCTTTCTGCACCGTTGCTGTAATATTTGTAAGTGATTTTAAGGGTGAACTTATAGTCAGCAACATTGTAAAAAATGCTATTAATTCAGATGGTTTCATATTTCCCTGTAAAACTTGATAACCACCATACCAGAGTATAGCTGTAAAAGCAATTGAAGCCATAAATTCTATACTGGGAGTAAGAATTGCCCCATACTGTGCATTTTTCTTTTTAGCTCTGAAGTTAGCTTCATTTTGTTCACTAAATCTTTCGTATTCATATTCTTCTCTACCAAATGATTTTACAACTCTTATTGCCGAAAGCGTTTCCTGTAATACATCAGATACATTGGCAATTTTCATCTGTACATCTCTACTAACTTTTCTGATTTTTGTATTAAATATTTTTAATATATAGGTCATAGCCGGTAACATTATTACTAAAAATAATGTTAATTGGGCATTAAGATAAAAAAGATACCCTATACCACCTAAAAAAGTGAGACTTTTATATACCAAACTAATACTACTATCAACTATAGCACTCTGTAATTTATTTACATCATTTGTAACTCTAGAGATTATTTCTCCTGTTTTATGTGTGCTGTAAAAGCTTAGTGATAAACTCTGTAGTTTTGCATAAAGTTCATTTCTAATATCCCTTACTGCCTTATATGATACATAAGAAATAAGGTATTTTTGACCAAAATATACAACCCCTTTAAGTAAATATACTCCTATCATCATAGCTGCAATCCAGGAAAGTCTAATAATACCTTCTCTTCCTCCAGCCATATTTGAAATAACAGTTTCAATTAAGTTCTGAAAAACTCTTACAAAATATACTGTCAAAAATGAATGAACTAACATGGAAAAAATCCCGGCTGCAAGTCTTTTTTTGTATGGAAATAAATATCGCATGACTCTTTTAGCTAATGCCAAATAGATCAACTCCTGTTTCTGTAATCATCTTAATATTCTATTCCTTCTCTAGCAGGTATGTTTTTAGTAAATGGATGTTTTATCATTTTCATTTCTGTTACATAATCAGCCATATCAATTAAATCCTGGGGAGCATTCCTACCTGTTAAAAGAAGTTCTTTGTCTTTTCCTTTATTTTCAAGAAGTTCTTTAACATCTTCAATCTCTACCATACCATTACTAATTGCTCCCATAATTTCATCAAATATAATTATCTCATAATCACTATTTTCCAAAAGATCATTAATTTTATTCCAGATTTCCTTTATTTCTTCTTTTTGTTCTTTCTTTTCTTCTTCATTCATCTGAATAAAGAATTTTTTGCTTTTATTTGCTCTTTCAAAAGTTATATTATCAAACTTTTCTGCACTTAATCTTTCGCCTGTTTTTCTTCCTTTAAGAAACTGTAAAATATATATTTTTTTATCATAGGCAGACGCACGAAAAGCAAGACCCATAGCTGCAGTAGTTTTGCCTTTTCCATCTCCTGTATATATATGAATTTGACCATTCTTCATTTTTATTCCTCCAATTTAGATAATTAGTTAATCTAAGTGACAGGTACTATTCAATAATTTAAGTACCGGTCTATTATCATACATTTTCAAATGACTAACAGAAGTATTATGAACTGATAACATTCGATTACCTTTAAGATCCATCCCGAGAATATGGGCAAGATAAACTCTAATTGTTCCTCCATGAGCAATTATTGCTACTCTTTCTCCAGTGTGTAGATCCTTAATTTTATTTACAATTGAAATAACTCTTTTTTGAAAATCTGAAAAATTCTCACCATTTGGAGGACTAATAGAAATTGGGTCTTTTCTCCATTCATTATATGTTTCTGGATCCTCTTCCTGAATTTCTGTAAAATTCATTCCTTCCCAATCTCCAAAAGAAATTTCTCTTAAATTTTCTTCTTTTATAAGTTTTTTATTATGGGGCTCAGCCACAATTGATGCAGTATTATAAGCTCTCTTAAGATCACTTGTATAAATTCTATCTATATCCTTATCAGTCAATCTTTCTTTTAAAAGTCTGGCCTGTTTATAACCAGTATCATTTAAATCTATATCAGTCTGTCCCTGATAAATTAATTTCTTATTCCATTCAGTTTCACCATGTCTAATAAAAAATAAATCAGTTTCCATTAATCTTTACCTCCTGCATAATTTATCTTAACCTATACCTAATTAAGTATATCAAAGAACTGACTAAATTAAAAGTATGGTGATGTCACCCACCCTCTCAAATTTTAGCAAATCTTCCCTCAGAGAGTCTAAAGTTCCATCACCATACTTTTAATTTTTACCTGAAACGCCCAAGGTAAATGAATAAGAAACTGAGCTTTTAATATCTCTGAAATAATTGTTGCTTAATATTGAGAGATTATTAGCGAAGTTCTTATTCATTTACCTTTATCTTTCGATGCCATCGCGAGCCTGCACACCTTTTTCATAGTAATGCTTGATTTCCTGCATATTAGTAACTAAATCAGCTTTATTCATCAATTTTTCCTTGGCCTTTCTTCCGGTTACAATAACTTCTATACCTTCATTTCTACTATCGATTACATTAATTAACTCATCAACACTAAATAAATCAAAATAAACTGCAATATTAGCTTCATCAAGTATAACTACGTCATATTTATCTGAAGTTAAAATTTCTCTGATTTCCTTCAGACCTTCCTGAGCAGCTTTTATATCCTTTTGCTCAGGCTCTTTTTCAATAAAACAGTTTAATCCATATTGTTCTACATCTATATTATCAATGTTTTTCAATATCTTAATTTCATTGTACTCCATACTTTTTACAAACTGACCTATAAACACTTTAAGACCTGCTCCAGCAGCTCTCACAGCCAACCCTATCGCGGCAGTGGTTTTTCCTTTGCCATCTCCAGTATAAACCTGTAACATACCTTTTTCCATCTCTACCAGCCCCCTTTTTCTCAATTATATTATAACTGAAATTTTTTGATAATCAAAATTATTTTAGTGATTTTTTTAGAACCTGTAGTAATCTGATGTTTTCTTCTCTACTTTTTACTGCAACTCGAAAATAGCTATTGTCAAGCCCTCGAAAATTACTGCAATCTCTAATGATAATTCCCTGCCTGGCCATTTTGTTTCTCAACTTTTCAGCTGTTAGCTCTTTTTTTATTTTTATTAAGATAAAGTTAACTGAAGGTTCATATACTTTTAAATCAGAAATATCTTTCAAACTCTTAAATAAAAAATTTCTTTCTGTTCTATTTTCAACTTTGCTTTTTTTAATATAATCTTTATCATTAATAGCTTCAATCCCTGCTACTTGAGCTAAAGAATTAACTGTCCAGGGATCTCGTCTTTTTTCTAATTCAGTTATTAATTTTGAAGAACCTATTCCATATCCCAATCTCAAGCCTGGAATAGCAAAAAATTTAGTTAAAGACCTTAAAATAAAAAGATTATTAAAATTTTCTACTTCCTTAATTAAACTATATTCATTTTCATCTTCTAAAAAATCTATAAAAGCTTCATCAACTATAACATAAGTATTTTCTTTTTGAGCCAGCTTTGTAATTTTTCTCAATTTATTTTTTTTATATAATTTGCCAGTAGGATTATGAGGATTATTTAAAATTATTAAGTCATTTCTTTTTAAGTATTTTTTTAATTCACTAACATTTAAAGAAAAATTATCTTCTTTGTTTAAATAAAAAAATTCCAGCTCAGCTTCTATTTTTAAAGCTGCTTTTTCATATTCAGAAAAAGAAGGAACCGGAAGTAATATCTTATTTATTTTCAAATAATCCACTAATAAATATATGAGCTCTGCAGCACCATTACCTGCAATTATTTTTTCTTTTGCTAAATTTAATTTTCCTGATAATTCTTTTTTAAAATTCTCTGCCTGTGGTTGGGGGTAATGAATTAAGTTTTCTATTTCTTTTTTCAGAGTTTTTTTTACTACCTCTGGCATACCTAAAAAATTTATATTTGCACTAAAATCAATTATTTCATCTTTTGAAAAAGAAAATTTATCTTGAATTTCTGTTATATTTCCCCCATGTTCAAAATCATCTTTTTTCTTCAATTCTAATACCTCCTCCCACAACTTTTGTTCTATACAGAAAATTTATTTCTTTAAAATTATTTTCTACTTTTGTTATTAACTCCGAATATTCCTTTTTTTCATTAACTAAAATTCCAAAAACTGTTCCACTATGTGCTATATTTATACCATAAACACCAGAGAATTTTTCTGAAAAAGAAATAAGGTTCTTTAGATAGGGACGATAGTATATATTTTGATGAAGTTTAGCACTAATAATTGCTGCCTTACCCAATTTTTTTGGATCTTTAGCAATAACACCATCTTTTATTAATTTCAAACTTTGTTTTAACTTACTTACCTGAGTATTATTAATTTTTTCAGAATCTAAATTTTTATTAAATTCAACAGTATTAATTTTACCTTTTTCTGAAAAAATAAGAATATCTAATGATGGTGGGAAACCATAAGGTTGAAGAATTTTCCCTTTTCTATAATCAAAAAGAGCTACACCAGGCCAGGGAGTACTATCAGTTGGCTCAATAGAAATTAATATATCTTTTAATAATTTCCAGTTTATTTTATTTTCTAAAAGAAGCATTACTGAAGTAAGAGCAGCTGTAATGTCAGCAGTACTGCTTCCCATTCCTTTAGACCTTAATAGCTCACTTTGAAAATTAAGTTCCAAACCAATTTCATTTTGATTAATTTGTTCTAAAAATTTTTTCACTGCTAAAAGTGATTTAGGAAGGTTTTTATTTGATTTAATTCCAGTAAATTTTTTTTTAAGATAAGCAGTAACTCTACTATATCTATCAATAGGACAGCTAATTAATAAATTATCATCTCCAATTTTACCCTGAAAAAGCTCACCACAACTACCTGGTACGGCAATTTTCACCTTTTTGTTTTGGATTTCCTTTGTTTTTGGCATTTATTTAGAATACTCCTTTTAATAATAAAGCAGATAATAAAACTACAACTTCTATTATTTCATTTATAGCCCCATAAATATCACCAGTTAATCCCCCAATTTTATTTATTACATATTTTGCAAAAAGATAGGTTGTTAATAAGCTTATGAAAAATATAAGCAGAGAAAAATAATAAGGAAAGGAAAACAAATAATGCAAGGATAAGATCAAAATAATTAAATAAATACTTCCTTCTAATAATTGTTTCCAGGAAAGCTTGTAATTAAAACCTTTACCCAGACTACTGGAAACAGCCAGCGGATACTTCCAGGCGGCAAAAACTATCATCCAGCGCGAAAAAACTGTCATCAAAAGTAGGGCAGGCTTTCTAAATCCACCACTAAACTCTAAAAATAAATTGAATTTCAATAAGAATAATAAAATAACTGCTATTGCTCCAAATGAACCTATTAGACTATCATGCATTATTTCTAAAATTTTATCTTTTTTACGGGAGCTAAATAAACCATCAATGGAATCTATAAAACCATCAAGATGGAGACCACCTGTTAGATAAACTAATAAAATAAGTAATAAAATATTTGTTATTTTTATTGGCAAAAAAATACTACTCAATTCTGAAAATAATAAAAGGATGACTCCTATTATTAGACCAATTAAGGGGTAAAGACCCATTGAACTTGAAGGAAGATCTTCATTATATTCTGTTTTGATAGGAAAAGGTAGCCGAGTCAAAAAAGTTAGGGCAAAAGAAAATCTTTTTATAAAATTCATTTCTATCTCCTCACTTTATATAAATTATATCATATTTAAAATGATCATAATGATTATGAAAAAAGCAGTGCTGTAATACATTAATTTAATCATTTTCTTAATTTCCTTTATATCTTCAGGAGGTAAATCATCACCTAAATAAGCCCTAAATTCCTTCTGGCCCTGATAATAGTTTATGCCCCCTAATCTAATAGATAAAGCTCCAGCTGCTGCCGCTTCTGGATAACCGGCATTAGGACTGGGATGTTTTTGGGCATCTCTTTTTATAATCTTCCAGGCTTTTTTACTGTCATAGTTTGGTAATAAAGCTAAAAACCAAAAAATATAAGCTGTAATTCTGGCTGGTATATAATTAACTAAGTCATCTAATTTTGCTGAAGGTCTACCAAAATAAAGATATTTATTATTTTTATGACCTAACATAGAATCCATAGTATTAACCGCCTTATAGGTCATTGCCATAGGTACTCCTCCCAGAAAAAAGAAAAATAAAGGAGCAATAATTCCATCTGAAGTATTTTCAGCAATTGTTTCCACTGTGGCCCGAATGATATCTGATTTTGAAATATTCTCAGTATCACGACCAACTATCATTGCTGTTTTCTGACGTGCTAGCTCTAAATCACCGGATATTAAAGCCTGATAAATACCATTTCCTGCTTCAGCAAGTCCTTTGATGGCTATAGTTGTGGAAAATAAATAAACAGTAATTATAATCCCCAAAAATTGATTTAGATCATAGACCATCTTTAAAATAAAAAAAGTGGAAAAATAACTCACCAAAACTATAATTGTTGTTAAAATACTTCCTCTTAAAATTTCATTCATTTTAGTCTTAGAATTATTATTTAATCTTTCCTCCAAAAAAGAAATCATTTTACCTATAATGACTACTGGATGTGGTATAAAATCCGGATCACCTATAACTAAATCTAAAATTATTCCTCCAGCTAAAATATAAAACATCATTCACCTTCTTTCAGTTCATTAAACTTAAGAAAAAATTATATCATCTATCTTTTCTATATCTACATTGTTTTTAAAAATCTCTGCTAATTTTCGAAGATCACTTTCTAAATCTCCATTTTCATAATTGCTTTGAGAAAAATCTAATTTTTCAGTTTCAGACTCTGTTAGAGAGATTGTATCTTCTTCCGGTAAATTTATATCATCTATATAAGGTAAAACTCCTAAAACAGGTTTCCCGGTTCTTTCTTCTATATAATCTATTCCTGATTTTAAAATTGATTTATCACCATGAAATTTGTTGATTATAAAACCTTTTACAAGTTCTTTTTCTTCAGGTTCTAAAAGCTCCATAGTTCCAATTATAGATGCAAAAACTCCTCCCCTTTCAATATCTGCCACTAAGATAACAGGAGTATTATTTAAAAGAGCAGTTTTCATATTTGCCAGATCTCTATCTTTTACATTTATTTCTACAGGACTGCCTGAACCTTCAAGAACCAAAAGGTCATATTCTCTTTTTAAAATATTTAAAGAATCTTCTATGGTTTTCATTCCCAACTCTAAATAACTATCTTTTTTGATATTATCTTCTTTAAGATAAGGTTCTCCTTTTACTAAAAGTTCTGTTTTATTATCTTCAGCTGGTTTTACTAAAAGAGGCTGCATTTTAACATCGGGTATAGTTCCCGCAGCTCTGGCCTGAACTGCCTGAGCAATTCCAATCTCTCCTCCTCTGTCAGTTTGATAAGAATTACTTCCCATATTCCAGCCTTTAAAAGGAGAAACTCTTAACGCTTTTTCAGCATAGATTTTACACAAACCTGTAACTACTGTACTCTTACCTGAATTAGATCTACATCCCTGAACCATAATCATATCCATCTTTATTACTCCTTATTTTTATCATTAATTTTACTACTTAATTCTTTTAATTCAACTGGAAGACCGGCAATAGTAATATATACCTCATCTGCCTTTTTAGCT
Proteins encoded:
- the lpxK gene encoding tetraacyldisaccharide 4'-kinase, with the translated sequence MRKQLENYLLKVIKGEKNRLLDKIVKFILRILELVYHVIIKFRKIFYKTGIFKSKKLDIKTISVGNITTGGTGKTPVVEKLASELSAKDKNVGILSRGYSSKGDSPLIISDGKEILTEMEKAGDELYMMASHLSGVPIVKGKDRYKAGELAISEFDLDMLIMDDSFQHLQLERDLDIVVVDALNPFGYDHLLPRGELREPLSSLKRSDIIILSRADQVVKSKLNMIKNTIQYHNSEVDIFTSNHCPINLKSLSTNNEKNIENLKGLKEKKALALSGIGNPESFVKSLEELNIDVAETAIYPDHYDYGEEDVMDIVMKAQLNEVDFIITTEKDAVKFDENILKNFRKMDADLYSLGIELKFNKEIDFSDQVLKFL
- a CDS encoding lysophospholipid acyltransferase family protein — protein: MSSFNDAFTKFKNWFIPKFIYGLIVLTNKTINLRVIGEKNTNNIDENEPLLYAFWHGYMWIPVYYYRNRQYFALSSLSQDGEYMTRILRYFGWQVIRGSSTRGGSKSVLKLYKKLLKGNTTVLTPDGPTGPIYKVKPGIIYLQEKSEGTIIPLGIAIDKKIEVNSWDKFNIPLPFTKTVLKIGEPVNFKKEKSIEKRCQLLEERINSVQQSAEEELAAWKGKVK
- a CDS encoding ABC transporter ATP-binding protein; this encodes MALAKRVMRYLFPYKKRLAAGIFSMLVHSFLTVYFVRVFQNLIETVISNMAGGREGIIRLSWIAAMMIGVYLLKGVVYFGQKYLISYVSYKAVRDIRNELYAKLQSLSLSFYSTHKTGEIISRVTNDVNKLQSAIVDSSISLVYKSLTFLGGIGYLFYLNAQLTLFLVIMLPAMTYILKIFNTKIRKVSRDVQMKIANVSDVLQETLSAIRVVKSFGREEYEYERFSEQNEANFRAKKKNAQYGAILTPSIEFMASIAFTAILWYGGYQVLQGNMKPSELIAFFTMLLTISSPLKSLTNITATVQKALASAERIFEIIDIDKHIDDESEDIIKLNEVNGKIVYDSVNFSYNHDEKVLKDINLKANPGEIVALVGPSGAGKTTMVDLIPRFYDPDRGKLTLDGHDLKEIDVDNLRDFIGIVPQETILFSGTLADNIAYGDLEADMDAIKEAAKAANAHNFIVEFQDGYQTTVGERGVGLSGGQKQRIAIARAILKNPRILILDEATSALDAESESLVQEALEKLMKNRTTFVIAHRLSTIKNADKIIVLENGVIKDKGDHESLIDKGGLYSELYNGHFNY
- a CDS encoding cob(I)yrinic acid a,c-diamide adenosyltransferase — protein: MKNGQIHIYTGDGKGKTTAAMGLAFRASAYDKKIYILQFLKGRKTGERLSAEKFDNITFERANKSKKFFIQMNEEEKKEQKEEIKEIWNKINDLLENSDYEIIIFDEIMGAISNGMVEIEDVKELLENKGKDKELLLTGRNAPQDLIDMADYVTEMKMIKHPFTKNIPAREGIEY
- the cobC gene encoding alpha-ribazole phosphatase codes for the protein METDLFFIRHGETEWNKKLIYQGQTDIDLNDTGYKQARLLKERLTDKDIDRIYTSDLKRAYNTASIVAEPHNKKLIKEENLREISFGDWEGMNFTEIQEEDPETYNEWRKDPISISPPNGENFSDFQKRVISIVNKIKDLHTGERVAIIAHGGTIRVYLAHILGMDLKGNRMLSVHNTSVSHLKMYDNRPVLKLLNSTCHLD
- the cobO gene encoding cob(I)yrinic acid a,c-diamide adenosyltransferase — encoded protein: MEKGMLQVYTGDGKGKTTAAIGLAVRAAGAGLKVFIGQFVKSMEYNEIKILKNIDNIDVEQYGLNCFIEKEPEQKDIKAAQEGLKEIREILTSDKYDVVILDEANIAVYFDLFSVDELINVIDSRNEGIEVIVTGRKAKEKLMNKADLVTNMQEIKHYYEKGVQARDGIER
- the cobD gene encoding threonine-phosphate decarboxylase CobD; its protein translation is MKKKDDFEHGGNITEIQDKFSFSKDEIIDFSANINFLGMPEVVKKTLKKEIENLIHYPQPQAENFKKELSGKLNLAKEKIIAGNGAAELIYLLVDYLKINKILLPVPSFSEYEKAALKIEAELEFFYLNKEDNFSLNVSELKKYLKRNDLIILNNPHNPTGKLYKKNKLRKITKLAQKENTYVIVDEAFIDFLEDENEYSLIKEVENFNNLFILRSLTKFFAIPGLRLGYGIGSSKLITELEKRRDPWTVNSLAQVAGIEAINDKDYIKKSKVENRTERNFLFKSLKDISDLKVYEPSVNFILIKIKKELTAEKLRNKMARQGIIIRDCSNFRGLDNSYFRVAVKSREENIRLLQVLKKSLK
- a CDS encoding GHMP kinase, translating into MPKTKEIQNKKVKIAVPGSCGELFQGKIGDDNLLISCPIDRYSRVTAYLKKKFTGIKSNKNLPKSLLAVKKFLEQINQNEIGLELNFQSELLRSKGMGSSTADITAALTSVMLLLENKINWKLLKDILISIEPTDSTPWPGVALFDYRKGKILQPYGFPPSLDILIFSEKGKINTVEFNKNLDSEKINNTQVSKLKQSLKLIKDGVIAKDPKKLGKAAIISAKLHQNIYYRPYLKNLISFSEKFSGVYGINIAHSGTVFGILVNEKKEYSELITKVENNFKEINFLYRTKVVGGGIRIEEKR
- the cobS gene encoding adenosylcobinamide-GDP ribazoletransferase, producing the protein MNFIKRFSFALTFLTRLPFPIKTEYNEDLPSSSMGLYPLIGLIIGVILLLFSELSSIFLPIKITNILLLILLVYLTGGLHLDGFIDSIDGLFSSRKKDKILEIMHDSLIGSFGAIAVILLFLLKFNLFLEFSGGFRKPALLLMTVFSRWMIVFAAWKYPLAVSSSLGKGFNYKLSWKQLLEGSIYLIILILSLHYLFSFPYYFSLLIFFISLLTTYLFAKYVINKIGGLTGDIYGAINEIIEVVVLLSALLLKGVF
- the cbiB gene encoding adenosylcobinamide-phosphate synthase CbiB, with the translated sequence MFYILAGGIILDLVIGDPDFIPHPVVIIGKMISFLEERLNNNSKTKMNEILRGSILTTIIVLVSYFSTFFILKMVYDLNQFLGIIITVYLFSTTIAIKGLAEAGNGIYQALISGDLELARQKTAMIVGRDTENISKSDIIRATVETIAENTSDGIIAPLFFFFLGGVPMAMTYKAVNTMDSMLGHKNNKYLYFGRPSAKLDDLVNYIPARITAYIFWFLALLPNYDSKKAWKIIKRDAQKHPSPNAGYPEAAAAGALSIRLGGINYYQGQKEFRAYLGDDLPPEDIKEIKKMIKLMYYSTAFFIIIMIILNMI
- a CDS encoding cobyric acid synthase → MDMIMVQGCRSNSGKSTVVTGLCKIYAEKALRVSPFKGWNMGSNSYQTDRGGEIGIAQAVQARAAGTIPDVKMQPLLVKPAEDNKTELLVKGEPYLKEDNIKKDSYLELGMKTIEDSLNILKREYDLLVLEGSGSPVEINVKDRDLANMKTALLNNTPVILVADIERGGVFASIIGTMELLEPEEKELVKGFIINKFHGDKSILKSGIDYIEERTGKPVLGVLPYIDDINLPEEDTISLTESETEKLDFSQSNYENGDLESDLRKLAEIFKNNVDIEKIDDIIFS